One genomic segment of Hemiscyllium ocellatum isolate sHemOce1 chromosome 49, sHemOce1.pat.X.cur, whole genome shotgun sequence includes these proteins:
- the LOC132837368 gene encoding gastrula zinc finger protein XlCGF49.1-like has protein sequence MEKPWKCDDCGNGFHSLSTLEFHRRGHYRERPFTCTECGEGFPDSSALRVHQRDATAERPFTCSECDKTFCEYFTLLSHQQVHTGKRPPTCLECGKVFTQVSSLRTHQRVHTGERPYPCSDCGKEFTVSSALVSHQRIHTGEKPFKCSKCGKRFRNSSVLQAHKLSHTGKKSFICSECGKEFTQYSSLWRHKKVHKLSQE, from the coding sequence atggagaaaccatggaaatgtgatgACTGTGGGAATGGATTCCATTCCCTGTCAACTCTGGAGTTTCATCGACGTGGtcactacagggagaggccgttcacctgcacCGAATGTGGGGAGGGATTCCCTGATTCGTCTGCTCTGCGGGTACACCAGCGTGATGCCACTgcagagagaccattcacctgctctgagtgtgaCAAGACGTTCTGTGAGTATTTCACCCTGTTGTCCCACCAGCAAGTTCACACAGGGAAGAGGCCACCTACCTGCTTGGAATGTGGGAAAGTGTTCACGCAGGTATCCAGCCTGCGCACGCACCaacgagttcacactggggagaggccatatCCCTGCTCTGATTGTGGAAAAGAATTCACTGTGTCATCAGCCCTCGTGagtcaccaacgcatccacacaGGGGAAAAGCCATTCAAATGCTCCAAGTGTGGGAAGCGATTCAGAAATTCATCTGTCCTACAGGCACACAAATTAAGTCATACTGGGAAGAAGTCATTCATATGTTCTGAGTGTGGGAAAGAATTCACTCAGTATTCCAGTCTGTGGAGGCACAAGAAAGTTCACAAATTATCACAGGAGTAG